TGGGGTTTAAAATGGCACAATTCAATTTGAAGTTTACATAAATAAGCATATTACCATTTACCAAGTTGACTCGATAGTCTAAAAAAGCCTCATAGTTATGTAAGATTTAAAAATCTTGTCGCATAATGATGGGGAAATTCCAATATCATTTTTTTGGGTTAATTCTCGCTGATTCAAATAATAGCTGGGTTGTCAGAAGACAAATTTGGCATATATgaaccaaaacaaaaaataacggTGTTTGGTGGATTGTTCCCTATCTTTGTGTGCCTAAGGGCTGGCTCAAGGGGTTGATTTCATTTTGAAGTCTGAACATCATGGCTCATCCAGTGTGCCATTTGAGTATTCTTCCCCGGCAATTCCAAAACTTCCATTTGGCACGCGGTTGGGATTAGTGTTTGCTGGCTGAGCGGAAAGAGAGCTTCCTCGTGTGTGCCGGTTCTGTGAAGCTGTAGTACTTCTTGTTGCCTTGATACGAGCCTTCCTACCCTGTCGCGAAGTGATTGAAGAGTTATGAGTAACAAAGACTGCCAAGTAATGTAACTGATGACGTTTTATATCAATTTGCCATAGTGGACATTTGAAAACTAGAGGATAAAGTTCATGTTGCAAAAATTTGCAGTTCAGTCTGTGACTTATTTGAACCTGTAGAACCGTGATTGCagttttattttagttttgacAAAAAGTGAAATCAACTCTATCATGCTCAAGGAGAGTGTAGCTATAATTTAGTATGGTTTTTCATTTTCGTTTAGCGTGATTGCACTGTGTATCAAATTATGTAATTTCAACCCAAAGCAAATTCATCAATCGAAGCACAACCTAAGagaatttgggaagaaaatttGACCTTGCCCATGCACTTCTCCAAGTGTGGCGCAAATCTTCCAGCCATAATAGACCTCCCACAGTTCATGCAGTTGAATATTTCATTTGCAATTGGAGGGTGAGTTTGCCCAAATATATCAACATATTTTCCATTTGCTTCGCCGCTATGACTTGGTTCAGAGGCCCTTGCTCTTGCTTCGGCAGACAACCTTAGTTCTTCTTCCTCTAGGTCAAATTTACTATCAAGTCCTAGTCTGACAATACGGTGCGACTCCGATGCAACATCAATGATGATGGAATCAAGAAGGTCTCTGAAAAGGTCAGAGCACAACTGCAAATCAAACCCAATAACAAGAAATCCCAATCATGTTCATTATAGTAAACAAAAATCACAAGTCACCTCATCAGAAATTTTACAAGTTCCACTGATATGATTACTAAAGAAGGAGACAACATTCAACCACACCCTTGAGGCATCTATGAAATTGTTCATCATGAAAATGGAAGAGTGTAGTAGCTAAGGAACAGGGCAAGAGACATAAGACTGATTAGAGAACCGAAAAATGAGCAGCTGTATGaaattgatttaaaagttgggagtCCATGGCAAAAACGAGGGCCAAAAATCAATTCTCGTCACAACATACACCTTGAAATAACagataaaatcaaaaataatatGAAGAAGATTAGGAAGGCTTCTATTCTAGGATAACAGGCACAAATGATCAACATTTtcacctaattcatttttaaaaaattagtcgCAGTAGATAGGCAAAAGCCAGATACAGTTCATCTTTGTTAACACTTAACACCCCAACAtgttaaatctattaaattACAAACATGAGTTCAGAGTTGATTACCTCAGAGGTAGAAGAAACGTCGTTCTCTTTCAGCATTGACATGGATAAAACACCAGAACGACGATGCTTATCACGGTTATGCAGTCCTCGAACACAATCAACCAAGGCAAAATGACTATGCAAAGCCAACTGccatttcaaaaattcaaaaacaaacAATGATTCAAAGTTCTTCCCCATTCTTTTAAATCCCATTCCGAATAAGCATAAACCACactaaatacattattttttaaatggaaaattgacatttaaaaaGTCCAATGAAATCGGAAAACGAACTTCCTGACCCAAAAGTTTATGCTATAAAAAGagtaattttatgatataaattcACTCAAAAAAGCTGACCAAGAGTGGCGCCATCTCTATACAAGAGTAAACCATAACCATAACAAGtatacaacaaaaaataatcaaGCAGCAGAAACAGACAGAAAAAAACAAATCGGCAATCAGAACAATGCATAACGTATAACACAATTGAATCATTAAAATTGATGTATCGATATTGATGCAAAAATTGAGAGATCCATAATctgaaatttattaattaaaatccaAACCAGTAAAATAGGGAAACGATAAACAAATCCAATGAAAGGGGAAACGATAAAGCCCAAGAGTTGCCTGCAGCAGTCAGCAGCGCACAGCGAGACCAGTTTCGATCGGTGAAAATTTGAGATACACAAAAGTGTCCTGGGTCGTACGATTTATTCAAGGAGAACGCGAGACTTCATGAAGAAGGACCAAATGCGCTTTCAGGCCAAATTACCAATCGTGAAAATGCTTTCAGGCCAAATTACCAATCGTGAAAATAGTAGAACATTGTAATCTCGCACTCAACATATTGTAGTTGTTttgaagtttaaaatatttttatacattgaattatttaaatcattcataAGTATTTAGATTTTATTTACTTTTGCGTTTAAGAACGATGTTCGAGTTGGTCCATCTTTTAAATTTCTACGAATGTTTCAACTTGATCATGATCAGATACATTATTTCTCGTATAGATCGCACTTATGTATCTGATCGCACTAGAAATCTACATGAATTTTGCGTTGAGATGATCCATCGTTGGAATGGCGATGAATCTTGGAATTTCGGCAACGGTGCAGAATTGACGGCGACATGGCAGAGGCGGTGCACGACAGTGGTGGAGGTGGCTCGGTCGTACGTCTCCCTTCCCGAGGATAGTGGTCGATTTTGTGAGATTTTGAGAGAGAGTCAAGAGAATCTTCGTATAGATTTTAATTGCGTTGTATTTATTGTGtgttatctttttgataatatgtatttaataAACACGGTCTTTCAATCAAATCAGAATTCTCTTTGAATCACGATTCTATATAttcattatttaattacttaatcaattaattgacGAGCAGACAATGTCAAAATATCGAGAGTAAAAATCTCATTCACATAATGAAAAgtgaaaatttcaaatatcaaaatattctaTTGTTCCATTTTTCGCAGATGTATGTTTTGTGAAATCCTTCACTAAAGTAGACGGTTCAACACTTTTCACTTAATTAATAGTTAAGCTAACTTCCAGTATTGaaatcaaattataaaaatctTTATAAGAAATACGTATGAtttccatcaaactacagtcgtcaaattcaactttttgaatttgaatatcTCAACAAAAACACATaatccaatacttgtgtgacactcaatggttcagagatacaacTAGCCATGGGCTCACAACAtcatgtgattcaggacaacattttttcttattcgagcttaccATAATTAGTCTCATTCTTTTCATTAATTGATCAAGAACATTAAAACTCAAGtttgattgcacccatcagatcGTTATAAGAACATCTAATAGTATCATCTCATGATCTCtcaggtatcactgatagtaaATTTAAGAAACAGTAAGTTATGGTCAGCGTACAATAcgatcccttcatctcatatatccaaatcgaatatgcaaccattggtacATCGAGAGTtacaaatgaattcgataacaatgtgatgtatctttgaacAATAATAGTGACACGAAATATGCAACTAAGAAAACACTTTTCCAAAACACACATATTTTAGTTTGACCAGGGATTTCTAGCACTATTAACCCATCAGACCACATAAGTCATCCAAATCTGTGGGTGAACAGTAAATctctgactacaatgcattggccgatacgtatttcgaaactacaccaaacgtcaccacctgatgacccttaATGAAGTCGTTAAACAGATCAAATTACATGCTAGTACTCAAAGCCTCTGTGTTGTCCCGGATCtaaggactaatggtatacTGTAACCACGGACCaatccactcgataagtgataaccacttggaaagtttgaAAGAGGTTTTTCAGTGCCTCAAAATATGAgcactcatctgtatgaatgaacATCTTCATAACCTTACCAATGAAATATGGTGTTTATATTacagatgttagtctcaagctcaagcaacctttatccttatttttgccagctgaatcgactaggaaccaaTTTAGAATATACGATATATTTCCTaacgagtttcatgatcttacgttgagaaGCAGACCTCATGATAcatattgtatattcaaaggtTTTATCTATACAAATTGcatagttaaaaaaataaagtaactATCATAATTGGACAAAAcagtaaattataattaaaataatgattgtGTTTAGATTAGagtcaataaatctcaaaccACATGTTGGCTTgctggacacctactctaacaatctcacGCTTGTCCTATAGCCAACCACCCATAGATCTCAAACTCATTGCTTCACAATGGTTCTCAAGCAATGGTCATGGCACAATCTTCGTTAGTGATTAGaaacgttatctgcagaggcGACTATCTTTATCGATATATCTtatcttcccacaatctcccaaATTATGTGGAAGTTCTTCAATATATGTTTGGATAGCTAATGAAACGACATGTTCTGTTTCCGCTCCTTGCAAAATCCTTCGGGCGTGTCGGGGCGGAATGGAATTCCGCTCCGGCTTGAGATCCACTGTCTTAGCTTTTAAGTTTCTTCTTTATCGCGCTGGGACGGTCCAGAATTACCAACCTAGCATGACTTGCACTATCCAACTTCTTCAACTTCATGCAAAATCCACCTTTTTCACTTAAAATACCACCAACACTCATCAGGAGTGACCACAGATATATTCTAATACTAAGATGAACGAACATAGACTCGACACCCACAAACTCATACAAAATATACTAAAATAAAGCAATAACACACGAATATACGACTTCTATCAACTTTCTCATACTAATCTTTTGCTCGCACTCGAGCAAAATATGttataaaacaaaacaaaaacataaacCACACTTAAACAAAAACTTATTCAATTGTGAGTTCATGACTTTCATTTCCGTGCCTTTGCGAATCTTGGACACCCCTTAAGTCTCAACATTATATCTTTGCAATGAACGTGAAATGTGTGCGTGCGCGCATCTTGGTTCTAGTAGCATGTGCTTCAAATAGCTCCATTCTTAAAAATTTTGAGCCAATCAATCAACAAGTTAGTTCAAGTCTTCGTTTCATACACACTTTTCCACTAGTTGCTCACCagcaaaaacaaattctcaGGACTTCATAAGGTTCAAATTATGATTCAAATGAGTAATATCAAAGCAATCTCAATTGATTACAGGGTGGGAGTACATAGCTCATTTTCATTATGCACtgtcataatatttttttcctgacCTTCATCTTCTCCTTACATTCCCCTTTTCCAGCTTAGGAATATGATTTAATTCCTTTATTTAGCTCTACCTCGAATTACAtctcatttttcaaaatttctttagAAACTTTTTCGTTTACACGTGCAAATTCAGATACGCACgtttaaattttttctcttttaaattccgtttttttaaaacttaaaaaaaaatcaaaatctcaaCCATGGTTagttttcattttgatatttcaaGATTTTCAAATCCCACGTAACTTTTTGCCTTTCACCATTCTCTTCACTGATATATTTTTGTGCGACGATTGAACACATAGTTTCCAAGTCCGTGTTTGCCTTAAAATCTCTCATGTGTTGGCAATCACTTCTATTTAAGGATGGAAATGAGTCTAGTTTGGGTATGATTTCATATCCATTGTCTTCATCttcatttattatattcatcttcatcttcatcctcatcAGATATTCAATTTCGTTTACATCCTCATACCCGTCGAAAGATTGGATATTCATATTCTAcccaaatatcatattatcacaTGTAATTGcattttatcaaatttgaattatttcgagTATACTATGAATGTTTACTTagaacaataagaaaaaaaattaaatataaaaattagcaaattaaacattataaaagaaataacaaaatattaaaaaatatgtgtgtatatatgtatattaatttaatatggtGTTCAGGTCGAGTATGAGTAACCTTCAGTGCTTCATTTTATCTTAACCTTTGGTGCTTCTATACAATTAAATATACGGAGATGATGTTTTCATTTTCAGAAATTATGTTAGGAGGCAAACAAAGCATATTGCACTAGAGATTCATGTAATACAACATCATTGGATGGctatgatgaaaatttaaatataacagTACATCTAATTCTTTTGTCAAGACAATCTAGCTTGGTTGtgtctttgttttttttctttttagtgTTGCTAATTTAGCCTGGTTAACTTGGAAGTCCGATCCGACCCGATAAAACTCACTCAAATCGAAATCATTTTATCTAAATACAACCTAAAACCATAGGTAGTATGAGTTGATATTAATCAAATCATCTACGACATCATATGACATGTACGTTGCTTAATACttatatgactaaaattgaCGGGGATTAACATTTTGTCATGCCATTGTTTTAACAATATATATTATGCAACTAATACACTTTAcccaataaatataatattcacAAATATCACCATCAATAAAATACTTTTTTTCTGTTTCTTTTtatagaaaggaaaaaaaaaagttgatcaCTTTTTGGGGAGTTGGAAAAGCTGTCTCCATTAAGATTGCAAAggtgtcattttttttttataaaaagtatattttaGACATAAtgatttattcaattttttaaaaataattaaacttcattttattatgttcaaaaatattaaaatttggcTACATTTTATAGTTGGAGAAGGTGATTGTTACTATTATGTTCAAACCCAAAATCTCACATCAAATTTAACACTTTGATGTCAAATGACAAATCACAGTCAATTTTCTTATGTAAAAATTTACATCTACTTAACTAAAAACATGTAGTCAATGTTTAAGACGATGcctattttaacaaaagtataTCCCGGATTTTTgttcgtgagacgggtcaaccatgtcaatattataataaaaaaaaataatactctttcATGAGTGACtcacatataatatttttatcacgaaattgactcgtgaaaccGTGTTtcgagtttttgtgttttaacAATTTGAGATCGTTTGTTAATATCATATTCGACAATTGTTATTTTTCTCGGGTCCCCTTAATGATTAAAAGTTATAGAGACTCCTAAATTTGGCCATCACATAAATAATCATTAGTAGGTGGGGAGGAGGCATTGGTAACGTGTTAATGTCACTAAACACCTTATTACGGAAACACAAGCGCAtttaattataaacaaaataaggcGGTGTTGtgttaaagaaaatgaaaataaaacagCTCATTTAATAATTGGGGAATTTGGtaaaaaatccccaatcaaaacatttctttgggttcacttcCTACANTATTTCATTTGCAATTGGAGGGTGAGTTTGCCCAAATATATCAACATATTTTCCATTTGCTTCGCCGCTATGACTTGGTTCAGAGGCCCTTGCTCTTGCTTCGGCAGACAACCTTAGTTCTTCTTCCTCTAGGTCAAATTTACTATCAAGTCCTAGTCTGACAATACGGTGCGACTCCGATGCAACATCAATGATGATGGAATCAAGAAGGTCTCTGAAAAGGTCAGAGCACAACTGCAAATCAAA
This genomic window from Primulina huaijiensis isolate GDHJ02 chromosome 7, ASM1229523v2, whole genome shotgun sequence contains:
- the LOC140980081 gene encoding SAGA-associated factor 11-like isoform X2, with translation MSMLKENDVSSTSELCSDLFRDLLDSIIIDVASESHRIVRLGLDSKFDLEEEELRLSAEARARASEPSHSGEANGKYVDIFGQTHPPIANEIFNCMNCGRSIMAGRFAPHLEKCMGKGRKARIKATRSTTASQNRHTRGSSLSAQPANTNPNRVPNGSFGIAGEEYSNGTLDEP
- the LOC140980081 gene encoding SAGA-associated factor 11-like isoform X1, with protein sequence MGFKRMGKNFESLFVFEFLKWQLALHSHFALVDCVRGLHNRDKHRRSGVLSMSMLKENDVSSTSELCSDLFRDLLDSIIIDVASESHRIVRLGLDSKFDLEEEELRLSAEARARASEPSHSGEANGKYVDIFGQTHPPIANEIFNCMNCGRSIMAGRFAPHLEKCMGKGRKARIKATRSTTASQNRHTRGSSLSAQPANTNPNRVPNGSFGIAGEEYSNGTLDEP
- the LOC140981685 gene encoding SAGA-associated factor 11-like, which encodes MGFKRMGKNFESLFVFEFLKWQLALHSHFALVDCVRGLHNRDKHRRSGVLSMSMLKENDVSSTSELCSDLFRDLLDSIIIDVASESHRIVRLGLDSKFDLEEEELRLSAEARARASEPSHSGEANGKYVDIFGQTHPPIANEIX